A stretch of DNA from Coccidioides posadasii str. Silveira chromosome 1, complete sequence:
CGCTTTGATCAAAAAGGTGGAGACGTTGGCGAATGATCCGGAGAGAGTCAACCTGTGTGTTCAAGCGCTGCAGTACGCCTCCTTCAAAGTGCCCTAATTATTTGGGATCCGACGCTGATATACGTTAGCTACCTTGTTCTTGTACGTCCTCCGGCGAAAGAATTATGTCTGGATGCTCTGGAGGATCTGTATAAGACTGGTAAGTCATAGTTCATGCCCAAAACGCGCAACCACTACATATCCTAATCCGTATTCCAAACAGTAGAAGAAGCTCGCCCTTTGATAACCAAAATCCTCCTCAAGTTTCGCCCCGAAGTCCTTCCGGAACAGCCGAAACAGCTGACGGACAATACCAAACCACAGGGGCAACCACAGTCAACCCGTGATAGTGGCACTGAACCGGGAAACACCCCCCGAAATTCAGTCTCTGGATATTCATCACCCGGAAAGGTTGAAGGCAATGCTACCCCATCTATTCCCCAGCAGAATGGACAAGCTTTAGAGCCAGGGAAAGGGAACATTCCAGTTGATCAGAGTGTTACAGCCACTGGATGAAAATGCAGCAACCCACACTCCTTGATTCCTTTCCTAAAGTTGCATTTCGGGCTCATGTTCTGCTGTTGAAGCTCTAGACTTCACGAGAGTTCGTTTTCTGTTCCATTTCATACCCTGACCTCAGACATTCATACCCACATgaattttattttctacaagagtacacAAAGATGCTCCTACCTGGTTTGTATTGAGTTTGTTTTTATCTGTGTTCTCCCCCCTTCTGACCATGCGGTCTAGCTTAACAATTCTGATATCTAGTCAATGGACAAGGGTGAAATGGCATTGGTTGGGTATATGCGAgtctatacggagtactctaCGGAGCACAAAGTATTGATATAGAGACCACACAATCAACGGATAAATCACATGTAAAATAGGCTTTCTGAATTAACAGCGGCTCAAAAAGCCAACGGTAATAAAGCTATATGTGACCATAAAGGCATGTATTCTAAGATCTACACTAATTAAGGAAGAAGCATACCAAGAAAAAGGACCCCCATGCATATATGCCCACCAAGTAGAGTacaaaagagaagaaatggaagaaCCGTTTTACTCCGTCCTCAATACCCGCcgtcctcttctttttaAGCTggctgctttctttttcttatgcCCCTTTTCAAACGCCACAGCACTGTTGTGATCACGGCCTACGTTATCTAGGTCTTTGACTTTGTAAATTCGGATAATCCAGTTCTCACTTGTGAATGCTTCCTCAAGGGTCGTTAACTGAGGCCCTTGGGATGGAAGACGGGCGCCGCGAACGCGATCCTGCCCTTGCCCACCTGGGAAAAGAGCATTGACATTATAGTAGCAGAGTTTGTACCTTATTTAGATTAGCTCAAGTGTGATAAGGCAAAGTTATAGGGAGTAGAGGCACTTACATGAGACTGTTGCGCATTGTAGGAGTGGCTTGGTCGTCGACTCTGTATTCGCCACGGTCCGTGAAGAAATCCCGTTCTTTGACCTCCTCTGGCCATAAACCCTCCGCAATCCGAACCATCCAGAGAAATTTGTTGATATCATCTCCAGAATAGCCGATCAGGCCGCCGTACACAACTAGTACGTAGTCGACATCGTGTTGACGAAGGATTGGGTAGCTGACTTCTTCGCGTGAACTTAATGCTTTCCCAACCGTGGCAATATGTGTGTTATTCCAAGTGTTGTTATCGACAAGGGTAGGACGGTCCGCCATTCCGCCAATTTGGTAGCCGTAATCCCACCATGACATGATCTTTGCATTTTTGGGGGTGTTTTGGCGAAGCCAGTAATAAGCCTCGCGATAATCGTCAATGATGTACTGGCTTCCGTCGGGAAGTTTGCTTGCGAGAACGACAGACGGAGAAGAATATGCCATGGACGTAACCCACGTACAATGAGCAACAAATAGCAGTAGATAAACTACAAATGAACCAGCAACCAGTGCTTTGGAGACGCTCGAATATACTCCGACAACTCGCTTGCGAGTAGATCGTGGGCTGCTCTGAGAGACTTTCTCATTTGCCTGTTTGGCTTGTGCATCTGGGTCAGGAGAACCAAGTCGAAGGTACGTCTCAAGAATATGAGAAACGACCAAGGCAGAAGCAACACATACAACTGGCGTCAGTGTTAACATTAGTCGTACCATGACACCAGCAAAATAGCTGGCGAGAACAGCGTAGATAATGACGAAAACATGCTCATCCTTCAGTTTATTGAAGCACATGTAGACCCCAGCGGGGAAAAGCCAAATGAGCATACTAAGGTCAAAGAAAAATGCTGGCCAAGCTGTCGGTTGATGCTCTGAGACAGAAGCGATAATGGGAATATGAACCTTGGCATATCCGGTATCCCAAAGAGAGTAGAACCGGCCACTCCAAGGTGCAATGACTCCGGTTACTGTGAGCAGAACTAAGCCAAGGAAAGCGACACCGAATATTACGAGGACCAACGTGGTGAGGACAGTTTGAAATTGTTTTCCAGGGACTTGGCTCCGGAGGAATTCCACGAAAGAGACGAGCTGAAGAAGCCCGAAGATGCctagcaaaaaaaaaaaaaaaaggaaaataaatgTCAGTTTTCGGTTTGGTACGAAAATGGTTCTCTTGTTACTAACCCAAGGCCGCCATATGGTCACTGTTTCGGATCGGAAGAAAGCCAACGAAGGGAATCTGCATGCTGGCCAAAGTTCCCAGGGCATACCATGTGGTATAGCTAATGTAGAGACGGGAACTGTAGCGCCCCATACAGATCAGGACAAAAGCATGCAGAGGGATCAAGTTCGTGATGAAGACGTATCCACCCCATGCTGAAACCATGTAGCCGTAGAATAAGGCGGTCAAAGCACCCCACATGATTGATCCATTCTTCAAAGCCTTTATCCAGAGGAAAAAGGTAAAGATCAAGAGGAAAATAGCAATGGCCTCATTGTCATAACTTCCGGCGACAGATCTGGAGATGTATCCGGGGGCGATGCCAATGAATGCTGCAGCAAGGAGCCCAGCAGACGGTGAAACAGACATCTCCGACGTAAGTAGATACATTGCCAGAGCCGTTAGGCCTGAAAAGGCCGGCGCAAGAAGAACGCAAATGTTACGAATATCGACCGGGAGGGAAAGAAACCGAAGTAGATGGTAAATAGCACCACTGGTTACCATCAATCCAGGATATAACGTGCCGCCGGTGACACGCCCAAGAGGGTGCCATGTTCCTATGATTAAGAGGGTTAGGCATCGTACTGGAAACCAAAGTACGCTCTGTCGGGGAGAGCCTTTCTAGCGAGAGGGGAGCTCACGGTCGTCAAACCAATCCCAAAAGCTGTAGAATCCATGCTTAACCAGATATTTTGTTGCCCTAAAATTAAACCACGGGTCGACTACTCTGGTCAGCAACGGCAGGAGAAGATATATGCGCGGAAATTCGGGATAAGATTTCTTCGGAGAATAGTCATACATTCGTGAATGATACTTTCGAATCCTATGTGGAGGTGGTTAGCAAAACGGATAGGCCAAAAAATTGAGTGCCTAGGGGCAAATCTAAGTATCTCCTTACTTATTACGCTGAATAACCTGCTGGAaattgctgctgctgcaatAAACGCCAATATGATCACCCGAAGCAGGCCACGCGTGTTTGAGCTTGTGGTTCCCTTGAGCAAAGGGTTGACAGCGGTAGCGGCCATTTCGGCCGGAAAGGAGAGGAAGACAAGGCGAGAGAAGAAGCGACTTAGCGAGCGCTGTACAATATATAGCCAGCCCTCCAGCAATTGCCCTTATTCCATTAAGAAGCAAGCCGTCTTTCCGCTTCTCCTGGTCGTCTTGGATGAAGCTTCGTGTTCTCAAGTCGGCCGGGAGGCTTGGCGTTGTCATATCCGCGCTTATGTAACCAACGAGCTTAACTAAGTTACTGGCATCGCAGCAGAGGCTTCCCCCACACCTGTCATCGAGCTTCAACCCTCCGTGCAAATACTCTTTGCTTTGCGGACAACAGTCGAGCTGCAGGGAACCTGAAAAGAGCCTCCAGAGCCtttggatattgaacagTGGGGACAATACCCACCCGCCAAAAAATGTCAACCGCTCCCCAAACGTTAGAGGAGCTTAGCCATGTCTTGACCTCAGCCCCCTCTGCTGCCGCTCTTCTCCAGGCTCTCATGGACGCTGAGGGAGAAATTAGCTTACGGTTTGGTGAGACGCATGTGCCTAGTGACACAGAGTTCCTGCGGACGTACTATTCGGCTTATTTCTACGCGCTCCTCTTGCGGGACGAAATGTAGGCCCTGGCGCAATTGAGAGCCACTCACTTCCGCTGCTAACTGAATATACAGTAATGAAGCGCGTATGTTGATGCAGAGGATACCGCAGAGTCTAATAAGCGCAGATGTCGTTTTGCAGAATACATTGACTTTGCTGCGAGCAGTCTGGAACAAACGGCATGCTACGGTCTACCAAGTACTGAGAGAGTCAGCCTGGCCGGATATGCTTCAGCCTCTGGCCGAAACTTATGTCGGTGAGTTCGGGCTCGCTATCTTTTCTGGAAAAATTTCATGACTGATCTCCCTTGCAGCTTACTTCCGTGACAAGACACTGGGCGAGCTCAGCATCACTTACGGAGCCATCCGACCTGAGACCGCGGCTTTATACCTCGGCTTCAATCTTAGCTCAGCGGAAAATGACGCAATGGGAGATATTCCAGATTCGGCCACTTCAGAATTGATTGCAGCCTTAGTGGAAAAAGCGTGGGAGTATGATTCGGATACAAAGCTATTGAAGCCGGTGCCCCGTCCCGTCTCTGGCGGCACTGAGTTAGACCAAGTCAAAATTGGGAAACTGGCGGCGCTTTTGGGGAATTATGGCGGATGAGCCATGGATTTGTGTGGATATTCATTCAATGAAAGAAGGGGGCATGAATCGTACGAGGCACGTGCCTCCGATCCTTTGCCAACAACGGCATCTTACATTATCGGGCAATATGCGAGAGGGAAAGCCGATTGCCGCGAAACCAATTGCCGTGTTGTAGACCACTGGTTTGCCGGCAATTGGGCTCTTGTTCTAGAGGGAAGAGACAATCGCTTCACTGACACCAGATCAACAACAATGCGACCTGTAAGTCAGGCGCACGGTATTAAGAGATACCCaatgatatgtacaacaGAAAAATGAAATCTATTGATCTGGTACCCCTTTTTGTCGGTCCAAGGAGGAGATCTTTAAATGATACAAATAGTACAAAATGGATATTCTCTCCGCCTGCAAATTGACGTCAGGCCGATCAGAATTGCTGTGATATCCCCCCCGGATTCATCCGCTGGTTCCTTTGCGCGTTTCATCTCAAACCTCATCGACATTCAAGTTCGCACCTCTGCTCTATTTTTCACCAGCTTTCATCTTCAAGAAGGCTTCTAGATCGAATCTTGCATCATCCGGATCCGTAATCACTACATAACCGAATCCCAGTTAGTAGGTTATCAGTTTTCAGGGTCTGTAAAGTAGAATCGAGAGGTCTAGAGGCAGTGTCGAGGACCCCAAGTCCAACTTAAATGACGTACCACCAGTCTCTGGCTCCTTTGGCGCAGGCGAATTTCTTCTCGCAAACTCAGCCTTGGCTTGCTCTATCAATTGCTCTTTCCGATGATATTCACGGTCTTGCTGGGCGGCCTTCGCTTGTGCGTTCAACGAGGATTGGTGG
This window harbors:
- the STT3 gene encoding oligosaccharyl transferase stt3 subunit (CAZy:GT66~BUSCO:183849at4751~EggNog:ENOG410PFZR~COG:O~TransMembrane:13 (i21-43o91-107i119-138o144-163i175-191o211-234i246-267o273-291i303-329o364-384i391-409o415-435i466-490o)~BUSCO:2289at33183), whose amino-acid sequence is MAATAVNPLLKGTTSSNTRGLLRVIILAFIAAAAISSRLFSVIRFESIIHEFDPWFNFRATKYLVKHGFYSFWDWFDDRTWHPLGRVTGGTLYPGLMVTSGAIYHLLRFLSLPVDIRNICVLLAPAFSGLTALAMYLLTSEMSVSPSAGLLAAAFIGIAPGYISRSVAGSYDNEAIAIFLLIFTFFLWIKALKNGSIMWGALTALFYGYMVSAWGGYVFITNLIPLHAFVLICMGRYSSRLYISYTTWYALGTLASMQIPFVGFLPIRNSDHMAALGIFGLLQLVSFVEFLRSQVPGKQFQTVLTTLVLVIFGVAFLGLVLLTVTGVIAPWSGRFYSLWDTGYAKVHIPIIASVSEHQPTAWPAFFFDLSMLIWLFPAGVYMCFNKLKDEHVFVIIYAVLASYFAGVMVRLMLTLTPVVCVASALVVSHILETYLRLGSPDPDAQAKQANEKVSQSSPRSTRKRVVGVYSSVSKALVAGSFVVYLLLFVAHCTWVTSMAYSSPSVVLASKLPDGSQYIIDDYREAYYWLRQNTPKNAKIMSWWDYGYQIGGMADRPTLVDNNTWNNTHIATVGKALSSREEVSYPILRQHDVDYVLVVYGGLIGYSGDDINKFLWMVRIAEGLWPEEVKERDFFTDRGEYRVDDQATPTMRNSLMYKLCYYNVNALFPGGQGQDRVRGARLPSQGPQLTTLEEAFTSENWIIRIYKVKDLDNVGRDHNSAVAFEKGHKKKKAASLKRRGRRVLRTE
- a CDS encoding uncharacterized protein (EggNog:ENOG410PU36~COG:S~BUSCO:13675at33183), yielding MSTAPQTLEELSHVLTSAPSAAALLQALMDAEGEISLRFGETHVPSDTEFLRTYYSAYFYALLLRDEINEARMLMQRIPQSLISADVVLQNTLTLLRAVWNKRHATVYQVLRESAWPDMLQPLAETYVAYFRDKTLGELSITYGAIRPETAALYLGFNLSSAENDAMGDIPDSATSELIAALVEKAWEYDSDTKLLKPVPRPVSGGTELDQVKIGKLAALLGNYGG
- a CDS encoding uncharacterized protein (EggNog:ENOG410PS6S~COG:S~TransMembrane:1 (o6-24i)~BUSCO:16551at33183) — encoded protein: MATSQGINVLRYSALFFGVFYGFYHQSSLNAQAKAAQQDREYHRKEQLIEQAKAEFARRNSPAPKEPETGVITDPDDARFDLEAFLKMKAGEK